A region from the Chanodichthys erythropterus isolate Z2021 chromosome 5, ASM2448905v1, whole genome shotgun sequence genome encodes:
- the degs1 gene encoding sphingolipid delta(4)-desaturase DES1: protein MGNRVAREDFEWVYSDQPHADRRKEILAKYPEIKSLMGPDPRLKWIVCMMVAVQFLAFFLVKDLPWKWVLFWTYGFGSCINHSMTLAIHEISHNTAFGNNRAKWNRWFAIFANLPIGLPYSASFKRYHLDHHRYLGGDGVDVDIPTDFEGWFFCTRLRKLIWIMFQPLFYAIRPLYINPKPISQLEIINTAVQLAFNALLYWVWGAKPLVYMLMGSLLGMGLHPISGHFIAEHYMFLKGHETYSYYGSLNLLTFNVGYHNEHHDFPSIPGRRLPMVKKIAAEYYKDLPCYTSWVKVLYDFIMDDELSPYSRVKRRLTGDIKQE, encoded by the exons ATGGGGAATCGCGTAGCTCGTGAGGATTTCGAGTGGGTTTATTCAGACCAGCCTCACGCAGACCGAAGGAAAGAGATTCTGG CTAAATACCCAGAGATCAAGTCTCTGATGGGACCTGACCCCAGACTGAAATGGATAGTCTGTATGATGGTTGCCGTTCAGTTTTTGGCCTTCTTTTTGGTGAAGGACTTGCCCTGGAAATGGGTCTTGTTCTGGACATATGGATTTGGGAGTTGCATAAACCATTCAATGACACTAGCAATTCACGAGATCTCTCACAATACCGCTTTCGGCAACAACCGCGCCAAATGGAACCGCTGGTTTGCCATTTTTGCCAATCTGCCCATTGGGTTGCCTTACTCAGCATCGTTTAAACGCTACCACCTGGACCACCATCGCTACTTAGGTGGAGATGGCGTAGACGTTGACATCCCCACTGACTTCGAGGGGTGGTTCTTTTGCACCCGTTTGCGCAAACTCATCTGGATAATGTTCCAGCCGCTGTTCTACGCCATCCGTCCCCTCTACATCAACCCCAAACCCATCAGTCAACTAGAGATCATTAACACGGCCGTACAGCTCGCGTTCAACGCTCTTCTCTATTGGGTCTGGGGTGCCAAGCCCTTGGTCTATATGCTGATGGGCTCCTTGTTAGGAATGGGTCTCCATCCCATCTCAGGACACTTCATTGCAGAGCATTACATGTTCCTCAAAGGCCATGAGACCTACTCTTACTATGGATCCCTCAACCTGCTGACTTTCAACGTCGGGTACCACAACGAGCACCATGACTTCCCTAGCATTCCAGGACGCCGACTGCCGATG GTGAAGAAGATCGCAGCCGAGTACTACAAAGATCTTCCGTGTTACACGTCATGGGTGAAAGTGCTTTATGACTTTATCATGGACGATGAACTGAGTCCGTACTCCCGTGTGAAGAGACGACTGACAGGAGACATCAAACAAGAGTGA